The Canis lupus baileyi chromosome 5, mCanLup2.hap1, whole genome shotgun sequence region GCCAAGTGATGACTTTCtaacttcctcattctttttgcCTTTAAAGGCTGCAATTCTATCAATGATGATTTCCACTTGTTGCTCTCAAATTTTTataggaaatgcaaaataaaagtttGACACCTTTATCTACCAACTTTTAGAACTTTAAATGTGCCATAGGGTTCCCCCCAAGGCAATGATGAAAATGGTCGTTtagtattattatcattttgaatGAATTCACAGATGTTTATGTGTATTTAACATTACATGCACTGCGGTCTGAATTTTTTATGCTCAGATTGTTCTTTCTTTGGTCCTTGAGAGCCCTTAAAGTTATCTCCTGAGTCTTCGGTatcttggtttggttttgttttcatatgAATATGCTTcactaaatattttctcaaattttttatttcagtcattttcgaacataaaagttgaaagaatggTTCATGAACACCTGTAGACCCTTCTTCTAGCTTCAGTTGTTAGCATTTTGCCAccttctgtccctgtctctgtgtATACTTATGCACACACCCTGTACATTTACTTTGCTGTAGCATTTTAAGGGAAGTCGAAGACTTCATGCTTCACCCTGAATActtgagcatctgtctctggATAAGGATGACCACACTTAGGTTTTCTTACCTAAGAATCTCAATAGTGATTCCATAAAGTCATCTGTTCAGGCCATTTTCAGATTTCTCCAGTGATTCCATGGaggtctttcattttttcctgacCAGGATCCATGCCAGCCTTGCATTGCAAGAGGTCTCTTTGGTCTGAAGCAGCCCCATTTTCCTTTCCCCCTCCAACaacattgactttttttcttttttttctttttttagtagtaTCCCACATTCTGAATTTATCTGTTCTCTCTTGGCATCGTTGAACTTGTGCTTTATTCCCCTGCTTCCCTAAAACTGAAAGTTAGGTCTAGATTGAGATACAGGTTAAATGTTTTCAGTGAAAGTCCTCTCATAGGTGGTGGCGCCTGGCTGTCTTAGAGCATTTCACCCTCTCTGCCCTGATGAGATGTTCTAGGCCCATCTTGTGCATTCCCTGCCCTACTCTTGGACTCAGTTGTTTCCTCAGGAGCCCTGGTTACTGTGGTAGGAAATAAGTAGAGTTCACAGTCTCggccttttaaagattttttttttaaagcttgggTGTGTTTATAAAACAGCTCTCTGGTCACAGTGAATCAGTAGGTAAGGAGCAAAAAGTGTTCACAAGGCTAGTAAGGAGTCTGTGAAGAACCAAAAGAGATGGTGGTGGCTTGgtcaggggcagcagcagagatGGGGAACTGGCGATAAAGAGGCAGGCTCATCAGATATAAGAAGAAATGGGGAGAGAAAAGAGTCTAGAGTGGCTAAGGTTTCTGGTATGGGGAACTGGGTAAATAACAGTAGCAGAAGTAGTaggtggaaagaaggaaggaacccAGCACAAAGAGTGGGTCTGGGCGGGGGGAAGTGGGTTCAGATTGGAGGGGCTGAGTTACAGGGAAGCCCTACCGGTAGCACATTGCAGGTCCTGGAACCTTGGACCTAGAACACCAGAGAGGACTCTCTTTCAACTTGGAGCCTGGACACAGCCAGTGCCAGACGGATTTTTCAGTTGAAAAATCTCTTACTATTCATCTAGCCTTTTTGTCAGCAAGTATTAAACAGTCCTGTCTCTCCTTAGGTCTCGTTCCCGGAGCAGACATTCTCGGAAGAGCAGAAGCCGAAGTGGCAGCAGCAAAAGCAGCCATTCTAAGAGCAGATCTCGGTCCAGGTGGGTCTGCCTTGGTGTAAGGACAGAAGGTCCGCAGAGCATACCTGTACCGTGTCCTGCTTTGGTTTTAATCATGTTACCAGTCTTCCCTCATCCCAGGTTTTTTGGATTGGGATCAGGGTGTCGAAAGCCGTCTGGGGCCAGTACCAGCCACGTATTTCCCTCCAGTCTTCTGGCCTCTTCTGTGGTGCGAGGCCGTGCATGACCCCAGTGCCCATGTCTCCTCAGGTCAGGCTCCCACTCCCGGAGCAAGAGCCGCAGCCGCAGCCAGAGCCGCAGCCGCAGCAAGAAGGAGAAGAGCCGCAGCCCCAGCAAGGATGACAagagccgcagccgcagccgcagcgcCGACAAGCGCCGCAGCAAGAGCAAGGACCAAGCTGAAGAGAAGATCCAGAATAGCGACAACACTGGCAAATCCAAGAGCCGGAGTCCTAGTCGGCATAAAAGCAAGAGCAAAAGTCGAAGCAGGAGTCAGGAGAGGCGAGTGGAGGAGAAGCGAGCGAGCGTGAGCAGGAGCAGAAGCAAGGAAAAGAGCCGGAGCCAGGAGAAGGGTCCGCACAagagccgcagccgcagccgtaGCAAAGGAGGCAGCCGCAGTCGCAGCCGCAGCAAAGACAAgcggaagggaaggaagagaagcagggaagAGAGCCGTAGCCGCAGCCGCAGTCGCAGCCGCAGCAAGAGTGAGAGGAGCAGAAAGCGGGGCGGCAAACGAGACAGCAAGTCGGGcagcagcaagaaaaagaagaaggaggacgCCGAGCGCTCGCAGTCCAGGTCACGGTCCCGCTCCGCCTCCAAGGAGCGTGAGCATGCCAAGGCCGAGCCCAGCCAGAGGGAAGGCCGAGGGGAGAGTGCGGATGCCGGCACCCATCAGGAGACCCGGTCCAGGTCAAGGTCCAATTCCAAATCCAAACCCAACCCTCCGTCAGAATCACGCTCCAGATCAAAGTCTGCTTCAAAAACCCGGTCTCGGTCCAAGTCCAGATCCAGGTCTGCCTCCAGATCGCCGTCTCGGTCTAGATCCAGGTCCCACTCGAGGTCCTAACTGGCTACAACCACAGCTGGAACTCCCCGAGAAGTCTTTTGTACATGTTTGGTAGCCGTAGCACAAGTGATCCAAGTAGAACATATGTCACTGCTGTACATTTTTAACTCCCCTAATGGTGTGTCTACAATTGTTAAATCTAAGTGCTTCCTCTCCGTAAAGCCTCCTGGCGCCAGGCCTTCCTGCTCGACTGAAAACAATCTTCTCTTTGAAAACCCCCTCTACTCCTGGCCCACAGTAGAATATCCAAACCGCCGCGGCCCTCCGCCTGGCCTTTCCTACAGGGAGCTCAGTACCTGGACGGCTTTCAGGCTGGAATGCTGACATAGGTAGGTACGGTGAGTTCAGCCATGTTTGCCCTCGAATTGATGCCCTTTGATGTTTGCCATTTAGTGAAAGTGCGAAGTCTTAAGTTTCCTACCACTTTGGTTTCATACTTTTGGACTTAACAAAGTTGTGAATAGCACAGTCGAGGAAAATTGATACCTGCAGTAACCCATAGGAAATAAACTGTAGAGTTCCATATTCTGGTATTGTgattatattgttttatattaaaaaagaaaagaaaagaattttttttaattttatttttccccgtCTTGCAAAGTATAGTGACCCCTGTTTCCATTAAATTTGAATAAAGACTATTTTTGCTTGACAAAATTTCACGGTGTTTGAATCCAAGTTGCATCTCCTGATCTAGATACTCCTTTTCTGAGCATAAAAAGTTCAGCATGTCGTGTTCCTGGAGGTCAcccaggagtggggagggagccaGCCTTTATTCCTAAAGGATTTTTCCCACCCAACAGAATAAAGGCAGATTTCTTAGGAATTTACAGTCCTTCCTCTCCAGAAGCTTCTGGCCAAGCTGATGAGAAATGAATCATTTGTGGAATTCAGAGCATCACCAGATGAGTTCTTTATGAACTCATGAACTTATGGACAGAGAGCTCTTTTCTCTGTGCTGTTCCACTTCTTTCCATGAAGTCGAAGTAGCATAGTAGGATTTGGACTAGCCAAAAACCAGGAAGAAAAATGATGTTGGATTACCTTCAGTCCACTGGTTCTCTGTGTTACTTGTCTGGCCTGGCTCTAAAGAAGGGACCAGAGGTACGGTGGTTCCGATCTGGACTCCACCCCTGATAGACTGTTGAGAGGTATAGCAAGAGCAGCAAGGAAGCTGGAGGGCCTGCCTTTTGTCCTATGGCAAGCTTGGGAGGAGAGAGAGTCACATAATGTTCTCTCACCTGTAGACTGTATCTCATatgggaaaacaaaaatcagtgttTCTTGCCCTCCTGGGGTTTGTGGTCTGGTTGCAAATGGTAAGTGTCACTAGGGTAAAAAGTGGGCATTCAGGGGAGGGAGGTGTAACTTCCTCGGCATTCAGAGACATCTTGAGGAGACAGTATTTAGGCTGAACCTCTAGAGATGTGGGGGTGGAAGACATTCCTTTAGAAAAACATCCATGCACAAAGACTGAGTTGGGAAAGAGTGGGGCAAGATGCCCAGGAACATGGAGTGTGATAATCGGGAATAGGAGGCAAGTTGGGCAGATGGATCGGGTCCCAGTGCGCTGAATGCCAGGAGGAATTTGGCCTTTGTCCTGTCAGCATCGGgtacatagaaaatatttaaacaggTGGGTAAGGGTTGTAGAGCTAGGCGCTGCAAGGTCGATCTGACGGTAGTGCACCTAGCACAGCAGTCCGGGGAACACAGTACACTTGACCCCTGAACGACATGGGTGTGAACCATGCAGGTCCATGGATACTTATTTTCTGATATAGTACTGTaagttttttccttatgattttcttgacatttattttctctagccTGCTTTATTATAAGAACGCAGTATATGGTATGTATAACGTGCACAATGTGTTCAGTCACtccagtcaatagtaggctattagtcaAGTTTGGAGAGAGTCAAGCtctatgtggatttttgactagAAGGGGGCTGGTGCCCCTAATTCCTATGTTAAGGGTCAGCTGTAATTGCAGGTGATGTGGGGCAAAGGCAGTGACAGGAGGGAACAAAAGAGGGTTCAGTAGGTGACCTGGGGAAAGGAGCTAGCAGAGGTGATCCAAGATGTTCATGAAGCCTGAGGATGGTGAAGACAAAGGTGAGTTCAGTTTTGGAAACAAGCGATTTCAGGGACTAGAAAGAACCTAGCACAAACTCCTCCCTCCCTGGAGCTTGCCCTCCGTCATGATAGGATGATGGCTCGAACCAGTAGAATTCCCACAGCTTGAGATCTGATGAGAATCCAACATTCCCTAATTTTATTACAAGGATGGGGACATTTCTTTgcacatactttttttctttcacaagtttaaattttttaaagcccaatttttaaaacttctacttCATTTTACTATCTCTAATGGAAGTTCTTTCCAGATTGCCTACCAAGCTTTCTCCTGTTCATCCATATTCTAAACATAGTTCCATCTTGTCTAACTTTGTCATTTAACTACGTGAGCATTGGGAAGTTCTCACTTAAATGTTAAAGGCACATAAGCTCTAACCAAATGAATTTATTAGCACATGCAAAGagtataaaagacaaaaattccaTGTGTATGTAGAAGAGACTGGCAATCATTTTTCCCCCAACAGTGTTAAATTCATTAATGTTAGattccaaataaaatgttaaaagatgaagagaaagatggAAACTCATCTATTGAGTTCCAGGCATGCACCAGAGACCGGTACTTTTGAGACCGGTACTTTCACATCCATTTTCATCTTCTTCTCACAGTTGAGTTAAAGGTGAAGAGACTACAGCACACACGCCAACCACCCACCCATCCCCAGCGATGTTAGGTTCATATTTGAGTGTGTGCATGTTGTATGCCAAGTGCCAAGCACTAGTCTGAGGCACTGGGAATACTGTATGAAAAGACAGAGAAGGCCCCTCTTCTCGTGGAACATACATGTTGCTTATGGACTGAGATGACCAGGCTTGCCTCATGGCATCAGTACTAAGTGCCTTCTGTGGGCCAGATACTGGACCAGTCAGGCAAATCACTGTAGGGCACTCTTGCCAGCCCTTAGAAAAGGTGAAATGCAGTGCTTGTTCTAGGCTGTACCATTTCTTCTAGACACCTCATTGGGCCAGGATACAGCAATAATGTTTGAGGATAAAGTTGGGtactgcctcttcctctgcctcccatgaCCTAAGGGAAGAAAGACCTTGGAAAGCTGAAGAGGAAGTCTAAATTTGATTCATTTGCCTACCTGTATCTACTATGAGCTAGGTGCTTTTATGTACATCAGGACCTAATCcctttttaaaaggcaaagacagggacgcctgggtgactcagcggttgagcatctgccaccttgggctcaggacatgatcctggagttccaggatcgagtcccacgtcaggctcctgcatggagcctgcttctccctctgtgtctctgcctctctctgtgtctcttaggaataaataaatacaatctttaaaaaataaaatgcaaagacaaaagttcagagaggtgaagtgattttCTCAATGTACCACAGCTAGTGACAAAGCTAGgattaatttttcaatttctctGGCTCTACTGCCAGAGAAAAAATTTCATCACTTGGCGATAACTGCAGGAAGATACTTAAAGTTACaacagctgggatttgaactcaggttcAAGTCAGGGTTTCTACAAGACTGAATCTTTCCTAGAACAGTATATTTCTAAGTTCCTGCATAACAACGTACACCAGCCCACCGctgtgaataaattttaaaggctGCATCATTTGATCAAGACTCAAAGTCCTGCCTGGGAGTGCCCATTTGTCCAAGCCTAGGTTGTCATCCCAAATTTCACATGCCAAGGAgtaaagagaaggaggagagctCATTTTAGCTTCTCAGTGGGAAGTGTATTGACGTCCACAAAAATGCACTCAATTGGGAATTTCCCCAAAGTAggagacaaagaaatagaaagctcCTCTATAACCTCTTTGGGTACTCAAAATCCACACATGTCCTTTTCCACACTTAATCTCCCGTTGCCCCTCATCcatccaaaagaaaagaagaagaaccaacaaaaaggataagaaatagaaaacagggatgcctgggtggcttagcggttgagtacatgccttcagcccagtgatcctggagtcccggaattgagtcccgcatcgggctccctgcttgtctctctgcctgtgtctctcataagtaaatttctttaaaaaaaatttttcacaaaTGTGGTAGATAATAATAAACTATCAATAATCATCACAGGCAGATTTtatcaaacatattttttaagattttaatttatttgagagagtaaatAAGAGACCACAAACGGGGTgtggcagaggtagagggagaagcaagctccccactgagcagggagcctgatggggggtttgatcccaggaccccaggatcatgactggatctgaaggcagatacttaaacaactgagccacccaggcacgccgaattctaccaaacttttaaaaagtaaatacctATTTTtcctcaaactatttcaaaaaatgcaagaaggaaaacttccaaatccattttataaggccagtatcaccctgataccaaaatcagataaatgccaaaaaaaaaaagggaaccatTGGCCAAtatgaacattgatgcaaaaatcctcaacaaaatactaccaaacagaatccaacaatacatttttaaaaatcataccacCATtatgtgggatttattcccaggatgcaaccGGTTCAGTATTTGCAAGTCACTTGTGATTGTTTATCAAAAAGGGACAAAAGCCATATGATGATTTCAATAGAtccagaaaagcatttgacaaagtacaacatccattcatgattaaaaaaaaaaaaaaaaaaaaaaaaaaaacctgcacagTAGGTCCAGAGGGAATACACCtcaaacataataaaggccttatatgaaaaacccaaaaccaaaaataaaaacaaatcacagCCAACATCATTCTCATGTGGAAAGCCAGAGCTTTTTCTCTaaggtaagaaataaaaatgtccactctcactacttttattctacatagtattggaagtcctagccacagcaattagacaacataaataaaaggcatccactcggcttagtggttgagcgtccgggcatgatcccagatcctgggatcgagtttcccattgggctccctcctgggagcctgctgctccctctacttATTGTCTCTGCTCTCCCTATGTGTAATCGATCATAAATACgtacatacaaaataaaataaaaaatacatatatacataaaatggcaTCGATTGGTAAGGAAAGGGTAAAACTTGCTacttacagatgacatgatagtatacagagaaaaccctaaaaactaccCAAAAAGctgctagaactgataagtgaatttagtaaaatcacaggaaacaaaaattgatgtacagaaatctgttgcatccTGTACACTAATactgaagcagcagaaagtgaaattaagaaaaaatcccatttacagttgcaccaaaaacaagATATCCAGGAATTAAACCAAAGGGGTGAAGggcttatactctgaaaactatgaaacactgatgaaagaaattgaagataatggcaaagaaatgaaaagacatcccATGTATATGGGTTGGAAGAACATATTTTCAAAGTGTCTATTagaaagcaatctacagatttaatccCATCCCTATCAGAAtagccaacagcatttttcaacagaactagaacaaacgatcttaaaatttgtatggatccaggatgcctgggtggctcaggttgagcatctgccttttggctcaggttgtgatcctggggtccaggattgagtcccacatcgggctccccgcgaggagcctacttctccctctgcctatgtctctgctgtgctctgtctctcatgaataaatataaataaatctatcatcttaaaaaaaaattgtatggaaCCACGGAAGACCTCAGATAGCCAAAGCAacttgaaaactaaaaacaattgGAGTTATCACAagtccagatttcaagttatattacaaagcagtacTAATTAAAAtagcatggtactggcataaaaatagacaaatcgatcaataaaatagaacacaaagcccagaaataaatccacaattgtATGATCaggcttttcaacaaatgatattgggGGAACCGGACAGccacatgtaaatgaatgaaattggaccactttatttcaccatacacaaaaatacactcaaaatggattaaagacctaaatgtgacacccgaaaccataaaaatcctagaagagagctcAAGGCAATAATTCATCTGACATTAAccaaagcaacatttttctacatatgtctcctgaggcaagggaaatcaaagcaaaataagctattgggactacatataaaataaaagtttctgtatagcaaaggaaatgatcaacaaaaggCAACTTGCTGAATGTGAGAAGGtgtttgtaaatgacatatctgataaagaattagtatccgaaatatataaagaactgatacaattcaatacccaaaaaacacctaaatgatccaatttaaaaacaggcagaagatatgagcagacatttctccaaataagacatacagatggtcaatagac contains the following coding sequences:
- the SRSF4 gene encoding serine/arginine-rich splicing factor 4 → MPRVYIGRLSYQARERDVERFFKGYGKILEVDLKNGYGFVEFDDLRDADDAVYELNGKDLCGERVIVEHARGPRRDGSYGSGRSGYGYRRSGRDKYGPPTRTEYRLIVENLSSRCSWQDLKDYMRQAGEVTYADAHKGRKNEGVIEFVSYSDMKRALEKLDGTEVNGRKIRLVEDKPGSRRRRSYSRSRSHSRSRSRSRHSRKSRSRSGSSKSSHSKSRSRSRSGSHSRSKSRSRSQSRSRSKKEKSRSPSKDDKSRSRSRSADKRRSKSKDQAEEKIQNSDNTGKSKSRSPSRHKSKSKSRSRSQERRVEEKRASVSRSRSKEKSRSQEKGPHKSRSRSRSKGGSRSRSRSKDKRKGRKRSREESRSRSRSRSRSKSERSRKRGGKRDSKSGSSKKKKKEDAERSQSRSRSRSASKEREHAKAEPSQREGRGESADAGTHQETRSRSRSNSKSKPNPPSESRSRSKSASKTRSRSKSRSRSASRSPSRSRSRSHSRS